A stretch of DNA from Thiomicrospira sp. XS5:
TTCCGTTCGGAGAAGTACGCTCTTATAAAGACATCGCCGTTGCCATTGGTAACCCGAAAGCGGTTCGAGCCGTCGGTGGTGCCAACGGCAAAAACCCGATTCCTGTGATTGTGCCGTGTCACCGCGTCATCGGCGCCGATGGCTCCCTGACCGGTTTTGGCTCGGGGTTGCCGTTGAAAAAACGGTTATTGGCCGTGGAAGGATTGGCCTTTTAAGGTTAGGCTTCTTTCCACTTGATCGAGCAGCCCATGCTGGGAATTTGCTCGGCGGGACCTTGTCCGGTTTCGGCGACTTGAATCATCGCGTCTAACAGGTCGCGCTTAACGTCTTCCGGCGCGGTTTCTCTGCGCGAGGCATCCAGACGACCGCGGTACTGTAAGCCTAAGTTGGCGTTGTAGCCGAAAAAGTCCGGGGTGCAGACCGCGCCGTAGGCTTTGGCCACGGCTTGCGTTTCGTCCATGACATACGGGAACGGAAAATCGAATGTTTCGGCGATGCGTTTCATATTGTCGAAAGAATCCTCGGCGTATTCCGTCGGATCGTTCGACATAATGGCGATGCTGTTGAGGCCGTAGTCGTCACGCAGAATGCGGGCGTCATTCGCCAAACGCGTCTGGATGGCTTTGACATAAGGGCAGTGGTTGCAGATGAACATCACCAACAGGCCGTTCGGACCTTTGGCCTTTTCCAGTGTCCAGTTCTGACCGTCCACGCCGGGCAGGTTGAAATCAATTGCCGGTTGTCCGAAGTCGCACACCGGTGTGGTTAAACTGACCATAATATTTCCTTATTTTTTGTCGGATGCAAGTTAAAATGGGGCCTGTGAACAATTATAGAAAATTAAATCTTAAAGAACCATTGGGAGAAAACAATTGAAAAGTTTGATGGATTATATCGAAGCGGCCAAGCAAGTGATTCAAGAGGTGTCTCAGGAAGACGGTCGTGCGTTGGTTGAAAAAGGTGTGAAGGTTCTGGACGTACGCGAACCGGGCGAATACCTGGCGGGCGCGATTGACGGCGCAATCAATGTGCCGAGAGGCGTTTTGGAACCGGCGGCGGATATGGAATACGCTGGAGCCAACCCTGTATTGCGAGACCACCGTGACGATGCTTGGTTGGTGGTGTGTAAATCCGGCGGGCGCGCGGCGTTGGCCACTCAAACCTTATCCGAAATGGGCTTTAAAAACGTGACCAACTTGGTTGGTGGCATGGACGGCTGGCAAGCGGCCGGTTTCCCGATGGCGATTCCGTCGGACGAAAATATGACGGTGGTTTTGAAAGAGCCTTGCCGTATCGACTGAATGACGCTTGAACGTCGATAGTGAAAACCCACCAGGCCTGGTGGGTTTTTTGTATCTGCCCTCCCGATTTTTTTCGGCCTGACGCAGAATCCTACCCCCGTGGTCAGGGTTTTAGGTAAACTACTTCCGGTACGGGAATTGCTAGTGATTTCTGCTTATCAATAGACGACTCAATAGAACATGTAATTCAGGAGGAATGCATTAGGATGTTCTTCAATAATAAATATAAAACGCTTTATCAAAAGCAAGAAGAGGAACTGAAGCGCTTAAAGAATGAAAACCTGGCGCTGACGGAACAATTGGAACAGTTGCACACCTCATCGATTCAAGTCACCGACGCGCCCGCGTTTGACCCCGAACAAGCCCGCCAGCTGGATTTATGCAATAAAGTCTTTTATTCGATGCGGTTTTTTGCCGATTCCCTGCAAGGGTTTCAGGGCGGTTTGCTGCAGCAAGGTCAAGTGTTGATGGACGGACGTGACAGCATTAAAGCGTCCACCCAATTGTCGGCGACGACGCGTGATCGGGTGGATAACATTCACTCCAAATCGACAAATCTGGCTGAGCTGATGTATCAAGCAGCGTCGGCGTCGGAAGAACTT
This window harbors:
- a CDS encoding thioredoxin family protein, giving the protein MVSLTTPVCDFGQPAIDFNLPGVDGQNWTLEKAKGPNGLLVMFICNHCPYVKAIQTRLANDARILRDDYGLNSIAIMSNDPTEYAEDSFDNMKRIAETFDFPFPYVMDETQAVAKAYGAVCTPDFFGYNANLGLQYRGRLDASRRETAPEDVKRDLLDAMIQVAETGQGPAEQIPSMGCSIKWKEA
- a CDS encoding rhodanese-like domain-containing protein, whose protein sequence is MKSLMDYIEAAKQVIQEVSQEDGRALVEKGVKVLDVREPGEYLAGAIDGAINVPRGVLEPAADMEYAGANPVLRDHRDDAWLVVCKSGGRAALATQTLSEMGFKNVTNLVGGMDGWQAAGFPMAIPSDENMTVVLKEPCRID